From one Ooceraea biroi isolate clonal line C1 chromosome 7, Obir_v5.4, whole genome shotgun sequence genomic stretch:
- the LOC113561442 gene encoding uncharacterized protein LOC113561442 isoform X2 → MDSSIENGHQDLEWAIKLNRISLEVLGLWPKVEEVPREKLKRNLHVLAILLLFVFGVLFPCIHSLIKTHEDIMIVIEHLQGILPIITCVVRIIVFWWKKEDVIPIISMITEDWLKSRDVQEKKVMITWAQKSRIIVISSYIVMGVTSVCGVLLPIFGISPTHGVNINDTEKMFPLRVYYFYDVTKSPQYELTYISLSIGILFAAITYTGIDNFLGLLVFHICGQIDILSTRLIYLNKFVKFHNSLKNCVWNHTRLLRAIAVIEDTYNKMLLALFLYFGILFAFYGFLIINLVEERNYLSVTRILILICLVITILVHMALYCAVGEVLIIQCDRMYHAICSQKWYNLDSKKAKNLILLLIRTKVSCYITAGKVFPMTMSTFCNQKMIIKTMYRNPELILNVVKLVVLISSLQ, encoded by the exons GTTCCTCGGGAAAAATTAAAGCGCAATTTGCACGTTCTCGCCATTTTGCTACTATTTGTGTTCGGTGTTCTGTTTCCTTGTATTCATTCACTAATAAAGACTCATGAAGACATCATGATAGTAATAGAACATCTGCAAGGTATCTTACCGATAATTACCTGCGTTGTAAGAATAATAGTGTTTTGGTGGAAGAAAGAAG ACGTTATACCGATAATAAGCATGATTACCGAAGATTGGCTAAAATCGAGGGatgtacaagaaaaaaaagtgaTGATTACATGGGCACAAAAGTCACGCATAATTGTTATATCCTCATATATTGTAATGGGAGTAACTTCTGTTTGTGGTGTTCTTCTACCTATTTTCGGAATATCACCAACACACGGagtgaatattaatgatacaGAAAAGATGTTCCCCCTCAGAGTGTATTACTTTTACGATGTAACGAAAAGCCCACAATACGAACTTACTTATATTAGTCTTTCCATCGGCATTTTGTTTGCTGCTATCACATACACGGGTATTGATAATTTTCTCGGACTATTAGTGTTTCATATTTGCGGCCAAATAGACATTCTGAGTACTCGCTtgatatatttgaataaattcgTGAAGTTCCATAATAGCTTAAAGAATTGCGTATGGAATCACACACGATTGTTGAG agCCATTGCCGTTATAGAAgatacatataataagatgttacttgcattatttttatattttggtATCCTCTTTGCTTTCTatggatttttaataattaac TTAGTTGAGGAAAGGAATTATTTATCAGTTACACgcatattaattcttatttgCCTTGTTATTACTATACTTGTTCATATGGCTCTCTATTGCGCTGTCGGTGAAGTTTTAATCATTCAA TGCGATAGAATGTACCATGCAATATGCAGCCAGAAATGGTACAACCTGGATTCAAAAAAAGCCAAAAATTTGATCCTTTTATTGATCCGAACCAAGGTGTCATGTTATATCACCGCTGGAAAAGTATTCCCTATGACAATGTCTACATTTTGTAat caaaaaatgataattaaaacaatgt ACAGAAATCCAGAACTGATACTTAATGTGGTAAAGCTTGTCGTTTTAATATCATCACTGCAATGA
- the LOC113561442 gene encoding uncharacterized protein LOC113561442 isoform X4: MDSSIENGHQDLEWAIKLNRISLEVLGLWPKVEEVPREKLKRNLHVLAILLLFVFGVLFPCIHSLIKTHEDIMIVIEHLQGILPIITCVVRIIVFWWKKEVCFSDILEDVIPIISMITEDWLKSRDVQEKKVMITWAQKSRIIVISSYIVMGVTSVCGVLLPIFGISPTHGVNINDTEKMFPLRVYYFYDVTKSPQYELTYISLSIGILFAAITYTGIDNFLGLLVFHICGQIDILSTRLIYLNKFVKFHNSLKNCVWNHTRLLRAIAVIEDTYNKMLLALFLYFGILFAFYGFLIINLVEERNYLSVTRILILICLVITILVHMALYCAVGEVLIIQCDRMYHAICSQKWYNLDSKKAKNLILLLIRTKVSCYITAGKVFPMTMSTFCNQKMIIKTM; this comes from the exons GTTCCTCGGGAAAAATTAAAGCGCAATTTGCACGTTCTCGCCATTTTGCTACTATTTGTGTTCGGTGTTCTGTTTCCTTGTATTCATTCACTAATAAAGACTCATGAAGACATCATGATAGTAATAGAACATCTGCAAGGTATCTTACCGATAATTACCTGCGTTGTAAGAATAATAGTGTTTTGGTGGAAGAAAGAAG TTTGCTTCTCTGATATTTTGGAAGACGTTATACCGATAATAAGCATGATTACCGAAGATTGGCTAAAATCGAGGGatgtacaagaaaaaaaagtgaTGATTACATGGGCACAAAAGTCACGCATAATTGTTATATCCTCATATATTGTAATGGGAGTAACTTCTGTTTGTGGTGTTCTTCTACCTATTTTCGGAATATCACCAACACACGGagtgaatattaatgatacaGAAAAGATGTTCCCCCTCAGAGTGTATTACTTTTACGATGTAACGAAAAGCCCACAATACGAACTTACTTATATTAGTCTTTCCATCGGCATTTTGTTTGCTGCTATCACATACACGGGTATTGATAATTTTCTCGGACTATTAGTGTTTCATATTTGCGGCCAAATAGACATTCTGAGTACTCGCTtgatatatttgaataaattcgTGAAGTTCCATAATAGCTTAAAGAATTGCGTATGGAATCACACACGATTGTTGAG agCCATTGCCGTTATAGAAgatacatataataagatgttacttgcattatttttatattttggtATCCTCTTTGCTTTCTatggatttttaataattaac TTAGTTGAGGAAAGGAATTATTTATCAGTTACACgcatattaattcttatttgCCTTGTTATTACTATACTTGTTCATATGGCTCTCTATTGCGCTGTCGGTGAAGTTTTAATCATTCAA TGCGATAGAATGTACCATGCAATATGCAGCCAGAAATGGTACAACCTGGATTCAAAAAAAGCCAAAAATTTGATCCTTTTATTGATCCGAACCAAGGTGTCATGTTATATCACCGCTGGAAAAGTATTCCCTATGACAATGTCTACATTTTGTAat caaaaaatgataattaaaacaatgt AA
- the LOC113561442 gene encoding uncharacterized protein LOC113561442 isoform X1 has translation MDSSIENGHQDLEWAIKLNRISLEVLGLWPKVEEVPREKLKRNLHVLAILLLFVFGVLFPCIHSLIKTHEDIMIVIEHLQGILPIITCVVRIIVFWWKKEVCFSDILEDVIPIISMITEDWLKSRDVQEKKVMITWAQKSRIIVISSYIVMGVTSVCGVLLPIFGISPTHGVNINDTEKMFPLRVYYFYDVTKSPQYELTYISLSIGILFAAITYTGIDNFLGLLVFHICGQIDILSTRLIYLNKFVKFHNSLKNCVWNHTRLLRAIAVIEDTYNKMLLALFLYFGILFAFYGFLIINLVEERNYLSVTRILILICLVITILVHMALYCAVGEVLIIQCDRMYHAICSQKWYNLDSKKAKNLILLLIRTKVSCYITAGKVFPMTMSTFCNQKMIIKTMYRNPELILNVVKLVVLISSLQ, from the exons GTTCCTCGGGAAAAATTAAAGCGCAATTTGCACGTTCTCGCCATTTTGCTACTATTTGTGTTCGGTGTTCTGTTTCCTTGTATTCATTCACTAATAAAGACTCATGAAGACATCATGATAGTAATAGAACATCTGCAAGGTATCTTACCGATAATTACCTGCGTTGTAAGAATAATAGTGTTTTGGTGGAAGAAAGAAG TTTGCTTCTCTGATATTTTGGAAGACGTTATACCGATAATAAGCATGATTACCGAAGATTGGCTAAAATCGAGGGatgtacaagaaaaaaaagtgaTGATTACATGGGCACAAAAGTCACGCATAATTGTTATATCCTCATATATTGTAATGGGAGTAACTTCTGTTTGTGGTGTTCTTCTACCTATTTTCGGAATATCACCAACACACGGagtgaatattaatgatacaGAAAAGATGTTCCCCCTCAGAGTGTATTACTTTTACGATGTAACGAAAAGCCCACAATACGAACTTACTTATATTAGTCTTTCCATCGGCATTTTGTTTGCTGCTATCACATACACGGGTATTGATAATTTTCTCGGACTATTAGTGTTTCATATTTGCGGCCAAATAGACATTCTGAGTACTCGCTtgatatatttgaataaattcgTGAAGTTCCATAATAGCTTAAAGAATTGCGTATGGAATCACACACGATTGTTGAG agCCATTGCCGTTATAGAAgatacatataataagatgttacttgcattatttttatattttggtATCCTCTTTGCTTTCTatggatttttaataattaac TTAGTTGAGGAAAGGAATTATTTATCAGTTACACgcatattaattcttatttgCCTTGTTATTACTATACTTGTTCATATGGCTCTCTATTGCGCTGTCGGTGAAGTTTTAATCATTCAA TGCGATAGAATGTACCATGCAATATGCAGCCAGAAATGGTACAACCTGGATTCAAAAAAAGCCAAAAATTTGATCCTTTTATTGATCCGAACCAAGGTGTCATGTTATATCACCGCTGGAAAAGTATTCCCTATGACAATGTCTACATTTTGTAat caaaaaatgataattaaaacaatgt ACAGAAATCCAGAACTGATACTTAATGTGGTAAAGCTTGTCGTTTTAATATCATCACTGCAATGA
- the LOC113561442 gene encoding uncharacterized protein LOC113561442 isoform X3: MDSSIENGHQDLEWAIKLNRISLEVLGLWPKVEEVPREKLKRNLHVLAILLLFVFGVLFPCIHSLIKTHEDIMIVIEHLQGILPIITCVVRIIVFWWKKEVCFSDILEDVIPIISMITEDWLKSRDVQEKKVMITWAQKSRIIVISSYIVMGVTSVCGVLLPIFGISPTHGVNINDTEKMFPLRVYYFYDVTKSPQYELTYISLSIGILFAAITYTGIDNFLGLLVFHICGQIDILSTRLIYLNKFVKFHNSLKNCVWNHTRLLRAIAVIEDTYNKMLLALFLYFGILFAFYGFLIINLVEERNYLSVTRILILICLVITILVHMALYCAVGEVLIIQCDRMYHAICSQKWYNLDSKKAKNLILLLIRTKVSCYITAGKVFPMTMSTFCNLVKTSAGYISVLLTTKNT, translated from the exons GTTCCTCGGGAAAAATTAAAGCGCAATTTGCACGTTCTCGCCATTTTGCTACTATTTGTGTTCGGTGTTCTGTTTCCTTGTATTCATTCACTAATAAAGACTCATGAAGACATCATGATAGTAATAGAACATCTGCAAGGTATCTTACCGATAATTACCTGCGTTGTAAGAATAATAGTGTTTTGGTGGAAGAAAGAAG TTTGCTTCTCTGATATTTTGGAAGACGTTATACCGATAATAAGCATGATTACCGAAGATTGGCTAAAATCGAGGGatgtacaagaaaaaaaagtgaTGATTACATGGGCACAAAAGTCACGCATAATTGTTATATCCTCATATATTGTAATGGGAGTAACTTCTGTTTGTGGTGTTCTTCTACCTATTTTCGGAATATCACCAACACACGGagtgaatattaatgatacaGAAAAGATGTTCCCCCTCAGAGTGTATTACTTTTACGATGTAACGAAAAGCCCACAATACGAACTTACTTATATTAGTCTTTCCATCGGCATTTTGTTTGCTGCTATCACATACACGGGTATTGATAATTTTCTCGGACTATTAGTGTTTCATATTTGCGGCCAAATAGACATTCTGAGTACTCGCTtgatatatttgaataaattcgTGAAGTTCCATAATAGCTTAAAGAATTGCGTATGGAATCACACACGATTGTTGAG agCCATTGCCGTTATAGAAgatacatataataagatgttacttgcattatttttatattttggtATCCTCTTTGCTTTCTatggatttttaataattaac TTAGTTGAGGAAAGGAATTATTTATCAGTTACACgcatattaattcttatttgCCTTGTTATTACTATACTTGTTCATATGGCTCTCTATTGCGCTGTCGGTGAAGTTTTAATCATTCAA TGCGATAGAATGTACCATGCAATATGCAGCCAGAAATGGTACAACCTGGATTCAAAAAAAGCCAAAAATTTGATCCTTTTATTGATCCGAACCAAGGTGTCATGTTATATCACCGCTGGAAAAGTATTCCCTATGACAATGTCTACATTTTGTAat TTAGTAAAAACTTCGGCTGGATATATATCCGTTTTGCTTACGACTAaaaatacttaa